Genomic DNA from Streptomyces sp. AM 2-1-1:
GGGCTTCCGGGAGGAGCTGGACCGGCTGCGGGACGGACTCGCGCTGGTCTTCCTGGGCGCCTTCGCCGGGATGCTGATCAGTTCCACCCTGGGCAGCATCACGCTCGTCGTGACGGAGAAGCTCCCTCCCGAGAGGTTCTGGCCCATCTGGGCGTGCTGGTGGGCCGGGGACGTGATGGGCGTGCTCGTCGTGACGCCCATGCTCCTCGTCCTGCGCCGGGCCCGGATGCCGCGGGTCACGGACCGGTGGCTGGAGGCGGCCGGGCTCTTCGTCGTCGTGACGGGCGCGACGATCCTGGCGACGACGAGCACGCTCGCCATGCTCTACGTCGTCTTTCCCGTGCTGATCTGGGCGGCGCTCCGCTTCCAGCTGCCCGGCAGCGCACCGTGCGCCCTGCTCGTCTCCGTCGTCGCGGTGGTCGCGGCGACGCACCGGATCGGGCCGTTCCAGGGGCACGCGGTGCTGGAGGTGATGCTCAACCTGGCCGTCCTGAACGGCTCGGTGACGCTCACCTCACTCCTGCTGTCGGCGGTCATCACGGAGCAGCAGGACATCCGCCGCGAGATGGAGCACGCCTGTACGGAGCTGGCGGAGCTGGTCGAGGAGCTGACGCCGCGCTCCAGCGCCCGCGCCCGCAGGCCGGCGGCCGGCGGGCGCGTGGCGGCGGTACGGCCCGACGCCGGGTGAGGCGGGGACCGGTGTCTCACTCCCCCGGCCGGGGGAAGAAGCGCCGCAGGAAGTCGTTGCGGAATATCCCCTCGGGGTCGTACCGGGCGGTGAGCTCCTCGAAGCGGGCGAAGTCGGGGTAGAGACCACGCAGGTCGCTGGGGCCCATGGGGAAGACCTTGCCCCAGTGGGGCCGCGCGCCGAAGGGGGCGAGCGCCTCCTCGACGGCGTGCAGCACCGGCGCGACGGCGGCCGTGTCGGGCTTCCAGGTGAAGTGGAAGGCGACGCAGTCGCGGCCCTGGGCGGGGCTCAGCCAGAGGTCGTCGGCCGCGACCGTCCGGATCTCCGCGATCAGCAGCAGGGGCGCCACACGGTCCCGCAGGCGTTCCAGGGCCTCGAAGGCCGCCGGAGCGTCGTGCCTGGCCACGAAGTACTCCGACTGCAGTTCGTCGCCGCTGCTCGGGGTGAATTCGAGGCGGAAGTGGGGCAGCCGCTCGTGCCAGGGGCCGCGTACCCCCTGCTGCACGGTGCAGTGGGCGGGCGGCATACCGGGAACGGGGTGGCGGGGGCCGTCCGCGAGCACCGCTCCGCGCCACTGGGCGGGAGCTTCGTGCGCGTCGCCGTCCTCGGCGGCCCGCTTGACCCACACCTGGTCGACCGGTCCGTCGCTCCAGCTCGTGAAGAGACTGACGCTGTAGCCCTCGGCCATGATCTCCTCGAAGCCGCCGAGCGCGTGGTCGCGGGGCATGGCTTCGTAGACCCACTGCCGGACGTCGAAGGTGGGCACGAGGTCGAGGGTCAGCCGTGTGACGATGCCGAGCGCGCCGAGCGAGACCACCGAGCCGGCGAAGTCGGGGTGGCCCCGCTCCAGCGTGATCAGCGAACCGTCCGCCCCGACGAACTCCGTCGCGCGGACCGCTCCGGCCAGCGAGCGGTTGGCGACGCCCGAGCCGTGGGTCCCGGTCGCGCAGGCGCCGGCGACCGAGATGTGCGGGAGGGAGCCGAGGTTGTGCAGGGCGTAGCCGCGCTCGTGCAGTACGCCGGTGATCTCGCCGAACCGGAGCCCGGCGCTCACCGTGGCGGTCCCCGCGGCGGGATCGATGTCGACCGCGCGGGGCAGCCCGGCGACCGACACGAGGTCGCCCCGTGTGTCGGCGATGTCGTTGAAGGAGTGGCGGGTGCCCAGGGCGCGGATCCCGGAGGACGATCCCACGACGTGCCGCAGCTCCTCCACGGACGTCGGTGTCAGCAGTCGCTGGGCGCCGAAGGTGATGTTCTTGGCCCAGTTCCGATGCGGCGCGCTCACGCGGCGCTCCCCCGCCGTACGGCACGGGAGACCGTACGACGCGAGAGCCTCGGGTGTACGGGCGTGAACGCGACGGGTGGCGGCGTGGCGGGACGGAGACGCGGACGAGAACGATCGATCATGTGTACGGAGCTTAGTCATCGGCTCCGGGCGGCGGGAGGCCGCCGGGGGTGGCGTCCGGCACCTTCACGCTCCGGCACCTCCGCGGGGGCGTACCGGGGAAGCGAAGTGTTGCCTTCCCGCACGCCTGCGCGGCACCCGAGCGGCTCGCGCCGGAGTGTCGTCAGTAGGGGAGCGGTCGCCCGGAGGGCGTACGCAGATCGAGCGGGGGCGGCCCCGAGGGCTGCGGCGGACGGCGGACGATCCTGATGCGGCCCATTGCCACCACCTCCTGTTGGTCAACCGGTATGTGCCCATGGGGGCGGTGTTCACACTTCCGCGCCCGTGCGGGCTTCGCATCCCGGCCCCTCCGCGGGGATGCGGAGCGGGCCGGGTGCGGCGAACCTTGAGGGGACCTCGGGGGGACCACGACGGAGAGGACGCGTCATGTCGGCGATGGACAAGATCAAGAAGATGCTCAAGGGACACGAGGAGCAGGCGGGCAAGGGCGTGGACAAGGCCGGCGACATGGTCGACAAGAAGACCGGTAACAAGTACGAGGGTCAGGTCGACTCGGCTCAGGACCGGCTGAGGCAGCAGTTCGGCGCGGAGGGCGAGCGGGACGGGGGCAACCCGCCGCGCTCCTGAGGGAATCGCGACCGGGGACGGCGGCGCGCGCCTCTGCCGCGTCCGGCGCGGGCCGGGTCCCGCTCCCGTCCCCCTTCGAGTGGGCCCCGGAACGGCCCTCGCGTGCCGGCCTTCACGTGCTGGTAACGGCGGGGTAGCACGACCTCCTCGCCGCTCCCCTACCCTGGTCCCCGAAGCCACGGCCGAGGACGTCCACCGGCGCACCATGTCACCGCTGGACGGGAGCCCCGTTGTTCCGACCCCCTTTTCCCGCCCTCCCTCTCCCCGCCCCCGCGCGTCCGCTGCCCCGCTGGCTGGGCCATGTGCTGAGCATGCAGCGCGGCCCGCTGCCCTGGGGCGCCGTCCTCCGGGGCGGGCTCGCGATGTTGCCGCTGCTGCTGTCGGTGCTGGCCGACCGTCCCTCGCTCGGGGTTCCCGCCGCGCTGGGGGCCATGCTCGCGGGTTTCAATGACCGGCCCGGCAGCCGTCGCGGCGCCGTTCTGCGGCTCGGTCTCCCCGCGCTGATCGGTGCCCTCGGGCTGTTTCTCGGTGCCTGCCTGGGAGAGGTGACCGGCGGCGGGCGTTCTCTGGTGGTCCTGCCGCTCGCCCTGGGCGTTCTGGGGTTCGTCGCGGGCGCGATGAGTTCGACCGGACCCGTCGCCTCCTCCTGCGGGACCCAGCTGCTGGTGGCGGCCGTGATCGGCGCCGGGATGCCCCTGCCGGAGCCCGGTTGGCACCGCGCGGCTCTCTTCCTCCTCGGCGCCGGGTGGTTGCTCACGCTGCGGCTGGTACTGCCCTCCCCCGTCCGCAAGCGGGGCGGGACGGGTGCCCCGTATCTGCTCGACGGGGAGCGCGAGGCCGTGGCGGCGGTGTACGTGGCCGTCGCGGAACTGCTGCGCGCCGCTGGGAGTGATCGGGCACCGGGCCGGCGGGCTGCTCTGAGCGCCGCACTCGACCACGCGCAGGACACCCTGGCCGGGCCCCGGCTCACCCGTCGCGCCGGTTCGGCCGCCGAGCGCCGACTGCACGCCCAGTACGCCGCCGCGTTTCCGCTGGTCGAGGCCGCGACCGCGCTGGCCTGGGCGGGGAAGCCCCTTCCCCCGCGCATCGCCGAAGGCCCGGACCGGCTGGCGAGGGCGGTGCTCACGGGCGCTCCCTGCGGTGCGCTTCCCGCGCCGGCGCGGTCCGGGGCGGGGCTGCGCGCGCTCGACGAGGCGTTGCTGCGCGCGGCCGCCGATTTCGACCGTCGCGAGGGCGGACGGCTGCGGACGACCGGCACGGCCGACCGCGTGCCCCTGGTGCGGCGTGCCTTCGGCCCGGCGGGACGGGCGTACGGGATCAGGGTCGCCCTGTGCTGCGGCGCGAGCGCCGTGCTGGCGCAGTTGCTCCGCCACGATCACTGGTACTGGCTGCCCGCGACCGCGGTCTTCCTGGTGAAGCCCGATCTGGGGCCGCTGGCGTCGCGGGTGCTGTGCCGGGCGGCCGGAACGGTGGCGGGGGCAGCTCTCTACGCCGTGCTGCCGGCTGCGTTCGGCGGTCCCGGGGTCGCGGTGGCCGCGGTCGTCGTGTGCGGCGCTCTGGTGCCCGTGTCCACCCGGCACTTCGCGGCGCAGACCGCGGTGGTCACGGTGCTCGTGCTCTCGCTGGTACGGCTGTCCGGTGAGCCGGCCGCCGGTGCCGGACGCGTCGTCGAGTCGCTGCTGGCGTGTGCGCTGGTGCTGGTGATCGGTCACGTACGGATGCCGGGGCAGCGGATGCACGCGGTGCGCTCGGCGCTCGACACGGCGTCCTCGGCCGCCCACCGGTACCTGCGTCACGTACTGGACCACCCGGGGGACGGGGACCGGCGCGGCGACCTGAGGCGTGATGCCTACCGCTCCCTCGCGGTGGCCCGTCACGCGATCGAGCTGTCGGCGGCGGAACTGCCGCCGGTGGCCCGGCGTACGGCCGGTTCCGCCGAGGTCGCGCAGGCCCTGGAGATGCTGATCGACACGACGACCGCCTGCGCCGTGCACCTCGACGGGCGGCCGACGGGGCTCTCCCGCTCCTACGCCGACCGTCTGACCGCGCGGCTGGCCGCTCTCGACGCGGCGCGGGCGGGGACCCTCGGGCCGGAGCGGTCCGGGGCGGGCGCGCCGGTGGCGGTGGGGTGAGGTCCGGGGGTCGCTTTCGCGGGCGGGGCGTCCGCGGCGGCTCCCGCGGTGGTCGGTCGTGGATCAGCGTGTGAGCAGGGTCAGCGCGGTGCAGACCCCCGTGACGGCGCCCGTGACGGCCACCGAGAGGGCGACGCAGCGGTTCCTGAGCTGTTCGTAGCGCGCGGTGTACTCGGCTCGCAGCTCCACGGCGCGCCCGGCGACGCGGCTGAACGAATCCCGGCAGACCGCCACCCGGTCGGTGACGTAGACGCGTTCCACGTCCTCGCGTTGGGCGGTGGTCAGCCAGGGGAGCTGGTCGGTGAAGCGCCCCGCGTGGCGGCGTGCCTCCTGGACCTCGGCGTTCCACAGGAGGTAGCCCTCCATGCGGGCGATGCCCCGGGCGCAGTCCGGATCGGGTTTCACGCGTTCCTCTTCTCGTGGCGGCATCGGGTCTCGCGGGCCGGTCACCGTCTTCTACTGCTTGTCCCCGGGGGCGACGGTCACGGACGCGGCCGGGACGTTGGCCGCGTCGTCGAGCGCGCGGAGATCCGGGTGGTGCAGGTCGAACGCCGGCGATTCGGAACGGATCTTCGGCAGCGCCACGAAGTTGTGGCGCGGGGGCGGGCAGGACGTCGCCCACTCGAGCGAACGGCCGTAGCCCCACGGGTCGTCGACCTCGATCTTCTTGCCGTACTTGGCGGTCTTCCACACGTTGTAGAAGAACGGCAGGATCGACAGGCCGAGCAGGAACGAGGAGATCGTCGAGATCGTGTTCAGCGCGGTGAAGCCGTCGGCCGCGAGGTAGTCCGCGTAACGACGCGGCATGCCCTCGGCACCGAGCCAGTGCTGCACCAGGAACGTGCCGTGGAAGCCCACGAACAGCGTCCAGAAGGTGATCTTGCCGAGCCGCTCGTCCAGCATCTTGCCGGTGAACTTCGGCCACCAGAAGTGGAATCCGGCGAACATCGCGAACACCACGGTGCCGAAGACGACGTAGTGGAAGTGCGCGACGACGAAGTACGAGTCCGAGACGTGGAAGTCCAGCGGCGGCGAGGCCAGCAGGACACCGGTCAGACCACCGAAGAGGAAGGTGACCAGGAACCCGAACGCCCAGAGCATCGGCGTCTCGAACGAGAGCGAGCCCTTCCACATCGTGCCGATCCAGTTGAAGAACTTCACCCCGGTCGGTACCGCGATGAGGAACGTCATGAAGGAGAAGAACGGCAGGAGCACGCCGCCCGTCACGTACATGTGGTGCGCCCACACCGTCACCGAGAGGCCCGCGATGGCGATGGTGGCCGCGATCAGGCCGACGTAGCCGAAGATCGGCTTGCGGCTGAAGACGGGGATGACCTCGCTGATGATGCCGAAGAACGGCAGCGCGATGATGTACACCTCCGGGTGCCCGAAGAACCAGAAGAGGTGCTGCCAGAGGAGCGAGCCGCCGTTGGCGGCGTCGAACACGTGAGCCCCGAATTTTCGGTCCGCCTCCAGTGCGAAGAGGGACGCGGCCAGGACCGGGAAGGCCAGCAGGACCAGGACGCCCGTCAGCAGGACGGTCCAGACGAAGATCGGCATCCGGAACATCGTCATGCCGGGCGCGCGCATGCAGATGATCGTGGTGATGAAGTTGACGGCGCCGAGGATCGTGCCGAAACCGGAGAAGGCCAGACCCATGACCCACAGATCTCCGCCCACGCCCGGCGAGTGTTCCGCGTTCGAAAGCGGTGAGTAGGCGAACCAGCCGAAGTCGGCGGCCCCGTTGGGGGTGAGGAAGCCACTGACCGCGATGAGCGAACCGAAGAGGTACAGCCAG
This window encodes:
- the ctaD gene encoding cytochrome c oxidase subunit I — translated: MTTSSTSEPVESDDSYEDELPVRRKQPGNVVIKWLTTTDHKTIGSLYLITSFAFFCVGGVLALIMRAELARPGIQIVSNEQYNQMFTMHGTIMLLMFATPLFAGFTNWIMPLQIGAPDVAFPRLNMFAYWLYLFGSLIAVSGFLTPNGAADFGWFAYSPLSNAEHSPGVGGDLWVMGLAFSGFGTILGAVNFITTIICMRAPGMTMFRMPIFVWTVLLTGVLVLLAFPVLAASLFALEADRKFGAHVFDAANGGSLLWQHLFWFFGHPEVYIIALPFFGIISEVIPVFSRKPIFGYVGLIAATIAIAGLSVTVWAHHMYVTGGVLLPFFSFMTFLIAVPTGVKFFNWIGTMWKGSLSFETPMLWAFGFLVTFLFGGLTGVLLASPPLDFHVSDSYFVVAHFHYVVFGTVVFAMFAGFHFWWPKFTGKMLDERLGKITFWTLFVGFHGTFLVQHWLGAEGMPRRYADYLAADGFTALNTISTISSFLLGLSILPFFYNVWKTAKYGKKIEVDDPWGYGRSLEWATSCPPPRHNFVALPKIRSESPAFDLHHPDLRALDDAANVPAASVTVAPGDKQ
- a CDS encoding FUSC family protein; translation: MQRGPLPWGAVLRGGLAMLPLLLSVLADRPSLGVPAALGAMLAGFNDRPGSRRGAVLRLGLPALIGALGLFLGACLGEVTGGGRSLVVLPLALGVLGFVAGAMSSTGPVASSCGTQLLVAAVIGAGMPLPEPGWHRAALFLLGAGWLLTLRLVLPSPVRKRGGTGAPYLLDGEREAVAAVYVAVAELLRAAGSDRAPGRRAALSAALDHAQDTLAGPRLTRRAGSAAERRLHAQYAAAFPLVEAATALAWAGKPLPPRIAEGPDRLARAVLTGAPCGALPAPARSGAGLRALDEALLRAAADFDRREGGRLRTTGTADRVPLVRRAFGPAGRAYGIRVALCCGASAVLAQLLRHDHWYWLPATAVFLVKPDLGPLASRVLCRAAGTVAGAALYAVLPAAFGGPGVAVAAVVVCGALVPVSTRHFAAQTAVVTVLVLSLVRLSGEPAAGAGRVVESLLACALVLVIGHVRMPGQRMHAVRSALDTASSAAHRYLRHVLDHPGDGDRRGDLRRDAYRSLAVARHAIELSAAELPPVARRTAGSAEVAQALEMLIDTTTACAVHLDGRPTGLSRSYADRLTARLAALDAARAGTLGPERSGAGAPVAVG
- a CDS encoding D-arabinono-1,4-lactone oxidase, with amino-acid sequence MSAPHRNWAKNITFGAQRLLTPTSVEELRHVVGSSSGIRALGTRHSFNDIADTRGDLVSVAGLPRAVDIDPAAGTATVSAGLRFGEITGVLHERGYALHNLGSLPHISVAGACATGTHGSGVANRSLAGAVRATEFVGADGSLITLERGHPDFAGSVVSLGALGIVTRLTLDLVPTFDVRQWVYEAMPRDHALGGFEEIMAEGYSVSLFTSWSDGPVDQVWVKRAAEDGDAHEAPAQWRGAVLADGPRHPVPGMPPAHCTVQQGVRGPWHERLPHFRLEFTPSSGDELQSEYFVARHDAPAAFEALERLRDRVAPLLLIAEIRTVAADDLWLSPAQGRDCVAFHFTWKPDTAAVAPVLHAVEEALAPFGARPHWGKVFPMGPSDLRGLYPDFARFEELTARYDPEGIFRNDFLRRFFPRPGE
- a CDS encoding MASE1 domain-containing protein, producing the protein MIRSEKARRRTVAAAQLLGVAAVYYLSGRLGLLRRVEAYQSVVTPLWPPTGVALAALLQFGGRIWPGIALGALFTTLSISGSFSPLGIGILAGNTLSPLCAYLALRAVGFREELDRLRDGLALVFLGAFAGMLISSTLGSITLVVTEKLPPERFWPIWACWWAGDVMGVLVVTPMLLVLRRARMPRVTDRWLEAAGLFVVVTGATILATTSTLAMLYVVFPVLIWAALRFQLPGSAPCALLVSVVAVVAATHRIGPFQGHAVLEVMLNLAVLNGSVTLTSLLLSAVITEQQDIRREMEHACTELAELVEELTPRSSARARRPAAGGRVAAVRPDAG
- a CDS encoding antitoxin, producing the protein MSAMDKIKKMLKGHEEQAGKGVDKAGDMVDKKTGNKYEGQVDSAQDRLRQQFGAEGERDGGNPPRS